A single genomic interval of Shewanella psychropiezotolerans harbors:
- a CDS encoding phage tail protein — protein sequence MSEPFIGEIKMVGFDFVPKGFANCDGAVIGISQNQAMFSLLGTRFGGDGRTTFALPDLRGRTPMHQGHGPGVSARIMGQKFGTEANQLKTEQMPNHTHIATLKGVNKAANETGVAGATWAQEADVNGDAITAYSTETPDTAMNPKAISLSNTGGSTAVNNLQPTLVVNFIIATQGIYPPRN from the coding sequence ATGTCAGAACCTTTTATCGGCGAGATCAAAATGGTGGGGTTTGATTTCGTCCCCAAGGGATTTGCAAATTGTGATGGTGCCGTTATCGGCATCTCACAAAACCAGGCGATGTTTTCCTTGTTAGGGACTCGGTTTGGTGGTGATGGTCGCACCACTTTTGCGTTGCCCGATCTTCGTGGACGCACCCCTATGCACCAAGGCCATGGCCCTGGTGTATCAGCCCGGATAATGGGGCAAAAATTTGGCACGGAAGCTAATCAACTTAAAACGGAACAAATGCCGAATCATACACACATAGCGACACTTAAAGGTGTCAATAAAGCAGCAAACGAAACGGGGGTAGCTGGCGCTACCTGGGCTCAGGAAGCCGATGTCAATGGCGATGCAATTACCGCCTACTCCACAGAGACCCCAGATACGGCAATGAATCCCAAGGCCATCAGCCTTAGCAACACTGGTGGGTCAACAGCAGTAAATAACCTACAACCGACTCTAGTGGTAAATTTTATCATAGCGACTCAGGGCATATACCCACCAAGAAATTGA
- a CDS encoding GNAT family N-acetyltransferase, whose amino-acid sequence MSDLQFASLELKTHSEADLPFLLQLYISVRRTEFAEANWSELQLNSFLSEQFSAQYRYYCQYYSTDRFDIVYYQNQAIGRLFVDCCLDARLDIRIVDISLLPEFRGLGLGTALFRQLLNEAKTLGASVSIHVERDNPAKVLYERLGFTLKTVTDEIYLLMEWRCD is encoded by the coding sequence ATGAGCGATTTACAATTCGCATCGCTTGAGCTAAAGACCCATAGCGAAGCTGACTTGCCCTTTTTATTACAGCTCTACATCAGTGTGCGTCGAACTGAGTTTGCCGAAGCTAACTGGTCTGAGTTGCAATTAAATTCCTTTTTATCTGAGCAGTTTTCTGCCCAGTACCGCTATTATTGTCAGTATTACAGCACCGACAGATTCGATATTGTCTATTACCAAAATCAAGCCATAGGTCGTCTTTTTGTCGACTGCTGCCTCGATGCGCGTCTGGACATTCGTATTGTTGATATTTCTCTGTTGCCAGAGTTTCGTGGTTTAGGTTTAGGAACAGCGCTTTTTCGTCAGCTGTTGAATGAGGCCAAAACCTTAGGTGCTAGCGTATCTATCCATGTCGAGCGAGATAATCCCGCTAAAGTCCTCTATGAACGGCTCGGTTTTACGTTAAAAACCGTGACCGATGAGATTTATCTTCTGATGGAGTGGCGTTGTGATTAA
- a CDS encoding DUF6916 family protein produces the protein MHSIEDFNFKNIEAIKGELLLVEDTQGNSLSVTVRGVRTGSAHSDDYESFTTHLVDNEPQRIPQGSYNFSHSKIGQHFLFCTATSATDYEIVINRSKISQSPP, from the coding sequence ATGCATAGCATTGAAGACTTTAACTTTAAAAATATTGAAGCCATAAAAGGCGAACTCCTGTTAGTAGAAGATACCCAAGGTAATAGCTTGTCAGTTACCGTAAGAGGAGTGAGAACAGGCAGTGCTCATAGCGATGATTATGAGAGCTTTACTACCCATCTAGTAGACAATGAACCCCAGCGTATCCCCCAAGGCAGTTACAACTTTAGTCACTCAAAAATTGGTCAACATTTTCTGTTTTGCACCGCAACGTCAGCTACTGACTACGAGATAGTGATCAATCGCAGCAAGATTAGCCAATCACCGCCTTAG